One genomic window of Gemmatimonadales bacterium includes the following:
- a CDS encoding OB-fold nucleic acid binding domain-containing protein — translation EIIGFFISGHPLERFRAVVEVVGTRTTATLGEWDERPVTIAVVVTAIKRQISKKTGKEYARITLEDFHGTAEAIVFPEAWSKLNQVIRVDTAMMLNGGYSPRDRGEEQAPFIVEGARDLAEMEASGSLAVAIQWDSPAPPSADVVGAVVQVCEAHPGPAALYIQWTDGNGQSARLRSRRLRIGAEEETLRALRDLFGTTAVSLIRAE, via the coding sequence AGGAGATCATCGGCTTCTTCATCTCCGGACATCCGCTCGAACGGTTTCGCGCCGTCGTCGAGGTCGTCGGCACACGGACGACCGCGACCCTTGGCGAGTGGGACGAGCGGCCGGTCACGATCGCCGTGGTGGTGACGGCGATCAAGCGGCAGATCTCCAAGAAAACCGGCAAGGAATACGCGCGGATCACGCTCGAGGATTTCCACGGGACGGCGGAGGCAATCGTCTTCCCCGAAGCGTGGAGCAAGCTCAACCAGGTGATCCGGGTCGACACCGCGATGATGCTCAATGGCGGATACTCCCCGCGGGATCGCGGTGAGGAACAGGCGCCGTTCATCGTCGAGGGGGCCCGCGATCTGGCCGAAATGGAAGCGTCCGGGTCGCTGGCGGTTGCGATTCAGTGGGACTCCCCGGCGCCGCCGTCGGCCGACGTGGTCGGGGCGGTGGTACAGGTCTGCGAGGCCCACCCCGGCCCCGCCGCGCTCTATATTCAGTGGACTGATGGCAACGGCCAGTCGGCGCGGCTCCGGTCGCGCCGGCTGCGGATCGGCGCCGAAGAGGAGACGCTCCGGGCACTCCGCGACCTCTTCGGTACGACGGCCGTTTCACTGATCCGGGCGGAGTGA
- a CDS encoding acetyl-CoA carboxylase carboxyltransferase subunit alpha, whose amino-acid sequence MAVAYTLEFEKPLAELERQIDELKRISGERGIDVAEEIGTLEAKLGARRDEIYRNLTPMQRVQVARHPRRPYTLDYLSSIFTDFIELHGDRLFRDDPAIVGGWARINRQSVMVIGHQKGRDTKENIKRNFGMPHPEGYRKALRLMQAAARFHAPIITLIDTPGAYPGLGAEERGQSEALARNILEMSALATPIISVVIGEGGSGGALALGVADRVMMFENSVYSVISPEGCAAILWKDATQRERAAEALKLTAEDLTRLGLVDEIIAEPLGGAHFDPESTGEALREALIKALAELNKVRPEKLVKRRHDKYAAMGSYANA is encoded by the coding sequence ATGGCCGTAGCGTACACCCTCGAGTTCGAGAAGCCGCTCGCCGAGCTGGAGCGCCAGATCGACGAGCTGAAGCGGATCAGCGGCGAGCGCGGGATCGATGTGGCCGAGGAGATCGGCACCCTCGAAGCGAAGCTCGGCGCGCGCCGCGACGAGATCTATCGCAACCTCACGCCGATGCAGCGCGTCCAGGTGGCCCGGCATCCACGCCGGCCGTACACCCTCGACTACCTCTCCTCCATCTTCACCGACTTCATCGAACTCCACGGCGACCGGCTCTTCCGCGATGATCCGGCGATCGTCGGCGGATGGGCACGGATCAATCGCCAGTCGGTGATGGTCATCGGACACCAGAAGGGCCGCGACACCAAGGAGAACATCAAGCGCAACTTCGGGATGCCGCATCCCGAGGGGTATCGCAAGGCACTGCGCCTGATGCAGGCCGCTGCGCGCTTTCATGCGCCGATCATCACGCTGATCGACACCCCCGGCGCCTATCCCGGACTTGGCGCCGAGGAGCGCGGTCAATCGGAGGCACTGGCGCGGAACATTCTCGAGATGTCGGCGCTCGCCACCCCGATCATCTCGGTGGTGATCGGCGAAGGCGGCTCCGGCGGTGCGCTCGCCCTTGGTGTTGCCGATCGGGTGATGATGTTCGAAAACTCGGTGTACTCGGTGATTTCGCCCGAGGGATGCGCCGCAATCCTCTGGAAGGATGCGACCCAGCGCGAGCGCGCCGCCGAAGCGCTCAAGCTCACCGCCGAGGACCTCACCCGGCTTGGCCTGGTCGACGAGATCATCGCCGAACCGCTGGGTGGTGCGCACTTCGATCCGGAATCCACCGGCGAAGCGTTGCGCGAGGCGCTCATCAAGGCACTCGCCGAGCTCAACAAGGTCCGCCCCGAAAAGCTGGTCAAGCGCCGCCACGACAAGTACGCGGCGATGGGATCGTACGCCAACGCGTGA
- the ricT gene encoding regulatory iron-sulfur-containing complex subunit RicT: protein MQTVEVRFKGNRRGFFDWGVASAPLRLNEAVLVQAERGLDFGRVNAVGAAALAKCGGCSSCETSPATGVEGRGTAVADESPTDAIPATSVAAAEHASPAEAATPDTPDEIAAPTESSAAESVPAAAPKPEGEQRPRVIRRAGPRDVAQHEELRRNEDDVRRQVTERATRQKLPMRVSDAEWQWDKNRLTIYFTAETRVDFRNLVRELATQFRTRIELRQIGVRDEAARIGGIGRCGREFCCSTWLTNTGPVNLSLAKDQHLSLNPAQISGGCGRLLCCLKYEHEFYLASRKRYPKEGKTVVTSRGPEKVIAVDIFRERVALRSDEHGSRIIAAVDLRDEMERAAAAGPPDATTPAPAPTAAPHDKKRRP, encoded by the coding sequence ATGCAAACGGTCGAGGTCCGCTTCAAGGGAAATCGCCGCGGCTTCTTTGACTGGGGCGTCGCGTCGGCTCCGCTGCGCCTCAATGAGGCGGTCCTCGTGCAGGCGGAGCGCGGCCTCGATTTCGGCCGGGTGAACGCGGTAGGTGCCGCGGCGCTCGCCAAGTGCGGCGGCTGTTCCTCCTGCGAGACCTCACCCGCAACCGGCGTTGAAGGGCGAGGAACCGCCGTTGCGGATGAATCCCCGACCGACGCAATACCGGCCACCTCGGTGGCAGCAGCCGAACACGCGTCGCCCGCCGAAGCCGCAACTCCCGACACGCCAGATGAGATCGCGGCGCCCACCGAATCGTCCGCCGCCGAATCGGTACCGGCAGCAGCACCGAAGCCCGAAGGCGAGCAGCGCCCGCGCGTGATTCGCCGCGCGGGGCCGCGCGACGTGGCCCAGCACGAAGAGCTCCGCCGCAACGAAGACGACGTGCGCCGCCAGGTGACTGAGCGCGCCACGCGCCAGAAGCTGCCGATGCGCGTCTCCGATGCCGAATGGCAGTGGGACAAGAACCGGCTGACGATCTATTTCACGGCGGAGACGCGAGTCGACTTCCGCAACCTGGTTCGCGAGCTCGCCACGCAGTTCCGCACCCGGATCGAGCTGCGCCAGATCGGCGTTCGCGACGAGGCGGCGCGGATCGGCGGGATCGGCCGCTGCGGACGCGAGTTCTGCTGCAGCACCTGGCTCACCAACACCGGACCGGTGAATCTCTCGCTGGCGAAGGATCAGCATCTGTCGCTCAATCCGGCCCAGATTTCCGGCGGCTGCGGCCGGCTGCTCTGCTGCCTCAAGTACGAGCACGAGTTCTATCTCGCGTCGCGCAAACGCTACCCCAAGGAAGGGAAGACAGTGGTGACGTCGCGCGGCCCCGAGAAGGTGATCGCCGTCGACATCTTCCGCGAGCGCGTTGCGCTCCGGAGCGACGAGCATGGCAGCCGGATCATCGCCGCGGTCGACCTCCGCGACGAAATGGAGCGCGCGGCAGCCGCTGGCCCGCCCGACGCGACAACGCCTGCGCCGGCGCCCACAGCTGCACCCCATGACAAGAAGCGCCGCCCGTGA